A part of Chloroflexota bacterium genomic DNA contains:
- a CDS encoding AAA family ATPase → MSRLSIRRLRINGFGHFRDLDIGPLDERVTIFEGPNEAGKSTLLEFIRTILFGFPRRRGDRWFPPLAGGRHGGLIELSNGAGEVTSVTRYEGKGRGPVEIFTADGQVRDEEYLAELLAVQGEDLFSNLYAFTLEELQSDALLRDENVNRQIYSAGVGERNLPRALADLDDRRKAIYSPRGRKHRLAELRRQIRAIDLQLEQSRGLASRYGRIKEELARSEQSAGELRADSAECAGGLEGIRRLQAAWADFAELRSRERELASAPDPGTLPGDAVARLNAIDERIRIGLAEHDRAVRELAEARAAIPRGIDPQAPAGNLERLESLVRGRSAFTSSVRDLPQRRDELARHERELAAALAALGPDWTVERAAAFQFSESDREELATLSGALGRSAGEEPDGRGMGLGGGNRARSTAGALATLIGIGGAGGLLWAQPAYVEPSTAANLALVTMVAIAAAGLGALLLGSPGRRRASRERERALGDWRAWLARKQLDPSLAPDRAAGLQAGLERARAALENTHAWRGRIEAIERDISRYTALVGVLAESFAVGAGTDDPEGTADALIQLHRQIPLRQRALDAAQAELARRCDYVESGRRSRAELLAELGVRDSDQLRRHRSESERRERLRSAAAAARDRLRNRVADGQTVEQLQEQLNASGPEELQNRAADARARLEELDSRLEENALGQGALRNQLQELAAESDSDRLAQERAVLQSRIEDAEREWVVLTLAGQLLAEARRRYETDRQPGIIRTAQSVFAKLSAGRYPSILAPLGSDEIAVLDREGSRKEPRQLSRGTREQLYLALRFGLIAELGRKLPALPVAVDEILVNFDPDRALRSAAALLDLSRTNQLLVFTCHPQTLELFDRAARDLAVPAPAVIELPAGTRRR, encoded by the coding sequence CGCCTGCGGATCAACGGTTTCGGCCATTTCCGGGACTTGGATATCGGCCCGCTCGACGAGCGCGTGACGATCTTCGAAGGACCGAACGAAGCCGGCAAGAGCACGCTGCTCGAGTTCATTCGGACAATCCTCTTCGGGTTCCCGCGAAGGCGCGGCGACCGCTGGTTCCCGCCGCTTGCCGGAGGGCGTCACGGGGGCCTCATAGAGCTTTCGAACGGCGCCGGCGAAGTCACTTCGGTGACTCGGTACGAGGGCAAGGGGCGCGGGCCGGTCGAGATCTTCACCGCCGACGGCCAAGTCCGGGACGAAGAATACCTGGCCGAACTGCTGGCGGTGCAGGGCGAAGACCTGTTCTCCAATCTCTACGCTTTCACCCTGGAAGAACTGCAGAGCGACGCCTTGCTGCGCGACGAAAACGTAAACCGTCAGATTTACAGCGCCGGCGTGGGCGAGCGCAATCTCCCGCGGGCGCTCGCCGATCTGGACGACCGGCGCAAGGCAATCTACTCGCCGCGCGGCCGCAAGCACCGGCTGGCCGAGTTGCGCCGACAGATAAGGGCCATCGACCTGCAGCTCGAACAGAGCCGCGGCCTGGCCAGCCGCTACGGCCGGATAAAGGAAGAGTTGGCCCGTTCCGAGCAGAGTGCCGGCGAGCTGCGCGCGGACTCCGCCGAGTGCGCCGGCGGCCTTGAGGGCATTCGGCGCCTCCAGGCCGCTTGGGCAGATTTCGCCGAACTGCGTTCGCGCGAGCGGGAGCTGGCCTCGGCCCCCGATCCGGGAACCCTGCCGGGGGACGCAGTCGCGCGCCTCAACGCCATCGACGAGCGGATCCGGATCGGCCTCGCCGAGCACGACCGCGCCGTGCGGGAGCTGGCGGAAGCGCGCGCCGCGATTCCACGCGGGATCGATCCCCAGGCCCCGGCCGGGAACCTGGAGAGGCTCGAGTCGCTGGTTCGCGGCCGATCCGCATTCACCTCATCGGTCCGGGACCTGCCGCAACGCCGGGACGAACTCGCCCGGCACGAGCGCGAACTGGCGGCAGCGCTGGCCGCGCTCGGACCGGACTGGACCGTCGAGCGGGCCGCCGCGTTCCAGTTTTCAGAGAGCGACCGGGAAGAGCTGGCGACGCTCTCCGGCGCACTCGGCCGCAGTGCCGGAGAGGAACCCGACGGCCGCGGCATGGGCTTGGGCGGCGGGAACCGGGCCCGGTCAACCGCCGGAGCCCTGGCAACCCTGATCGGAATCGGCGGCGCCGGCGGCCTGCTCTGGGCCCAGCCGGCCTATGTCGAACCCTCCACCGCCGCCAACCTTGCCCTGGTGACGATGGTCGCCATCGCCGCCGCCGGTCTCGGGGCCCTGCTGTTGGGCAGCCCCGGACGGCGCCGGGCCTCGCGCGAACGGGAACGCGCGCTTGGCGATTGGCGCGCCTGGCTCGCCCGCAAGCAACTCGATCCGAGCCTTGCCCCCGACCGGGCGGCCGGCCTGCAAGCGGGACTCGAGCGCGCCCGCGCGGCGCTCGAGAACACCCACGCCTGGAGGGGGCGCATAGAGGCGATTGAGCGCGACATCTCCCGTTACACGGCCCTGGTTGGGGTCCTCGCCGAATCATTCGCCGTCGGCGCCGGCACGGACGACCCGGAGGGAACTGCCGACGCCCTTATCCAATTGCACCGGCAAATCCCGCTCCGCCAGCGTGCGCTAGACGCGGCCCAAGCCGAACTGGCGCGGCGTTGCGACTACGTCGAATCCGGGCGCCGGTCGCGGGCCGAACTGCTCGCCGAGCTGGGCGTCCGGGACTCCGATCAACTGCGCCGGCACCGGTCCGAATCGGAACGGCGCGAGCGGCTGCGGAGCGCGGCGGCGGCGGCCCGCGACCGGCTGCGGAACCGGGTCGCCGACGGCCAGACCGTCGAGCAACTCCAGGAACAGCTGAACGCATCCGGCCCCGAAGAACTGCAAAACCGGGCCGCCGATGCCCGCGCCCGGCTGGAGGAGCTGGATTCCCGGCTGGAAGAAAACGCGCTCGGCCAGGGTGCGCTCAGGAACCAGTTGCAGGAATTGGCTGCCGAGTCGGATTCGGATCGGCTGGCCCAGGAGCGCGCGGTGCTGCAGTCTCGCATCGAGGACGCCGAGCGCGAATGGGTAGTGCTGACACTGGCCGGACAGCTCCTGGCCGAGGCGCGGCGGCGCTACGAGACCGATCGGCAGCCCGGCATCATCCGGACCGCGCAGTCGGTCTTCGCCAAGTTAAGCGCTGGCCGCTACCCTTCGATACTGGCGCCGCTGGGATCCGACGAGATTGCCGTGCTGGATCGGGAGGGTTCCAGGAAAGAACCGCGCCAGCTGAGCCGCGGCACCCGCGAACAGCTCTACCTGGCGCTGCGCTTCGGGCTGATCGCCGAGCTTGGTCGCAAATTGCCGGCGCTGCCGGTAGCGGTGGACGAAATCCTGGTCAATTTCGATCCCGACCGGGCGTTGCGGTCGGCCGCCGCGCTGCTTGATCTTTCGCGGACGAACCAGCTGCTGGTATTTACCTGCCACCCGCAGACCCTCGAGCTATTCGATCGAGCCGCGCGCGACCTGGCGGTGCCGGCCCCGGCGGTGATCGAACTCCCGGCCGGGACAAGACGGCGCTAG